One Maribacter cobaltidurans genomic window carries:
- a CDS encoding circularly permuted type 2 ATP-grasp protein: MSTTTKTSWLNSYSTTLGNDEVFNPNNEVKGYWKKLFSGFDKLGENGLSGRQKDIDWLLLENGVTYNVYNDPQGMHRPWNLNVVPLIMHQNEWQNVEAGLKQRAELLNLVLKDVYSERRLIKDGIIPHEVIYGHRGFLRQCSGIEYTTEKLLSIYAADLARGTDGRLWVVNDRTEAPSGMGYALENRSTTSRTLPEMYSKMNVSRLSVFFRDFHQMLIDSSPIKRDNPNIVILTPGSHNETYFEHAFMASFLGYPLVQGNDLVVRDGFLWMKSLQGLKRIDVVLRRVDDAFSDPLELREDSHLGVAGLLDVVRRKNVSVINPVGSGVIENPGLIPFMPAIARYFLNEELILPQIASWWCGQEKEKNYVLNNLSNLVIKRIDRTNRESIYFGKFLSLAELDSLKEKIKERPYRFVAQEQINFSTAPNLLGSTLTPRNVVTRAFSIASGNHYSVMPGGLVRVAPDSKTVRVSNQRGGTSKDFWVVENQPVKEDKNRNWEQKSSIAISGLDDLPSLTAENLFWAGRYVGRTLVNARFIRTVMRQLAMAQNMDTKPDSVKLQVLLKAVTHLTGTYPGFSEKAKEGKPAMENPYEEMLSVIRDKDRVGSLAHTIGMFSNSYYSIRNLWSSDMWRVFENIQKLWQNFQDEENPSILKILKVLNQLITRLIAFMGLIEESIMVQQGLLLYFIGLQLEQSMLAITKCRSLLAVKYDTQVEYDLLEYLLTSHESLNIYRYSYRSHIQLEHVLDLVILDVEYARSLTFMIKRLQKDIARLPHSRKDQQLTNYQKYVFSAFSKLRLSESSKLCLTKTKNDVVREDLDTLLEELSDLLYKTSQSLTGTYFNHTDRQTQMFTQSFPI, encoded by the coding sequence ATGTCCACAACCACGAAGACGAGCTGGTTAAATAGCTACTCCACAACACTAGGCAATGATGAGGTGTTCAATCCCAATAATGAAGTAAAGGGGTATTGGAAGAAACTGTTTTCAGGTTTTGACAAGTTGGGAGAAAACGGCCTTTCCGGACGCCAAAAGGATATCGATTGGTTGCTTTTGGAAAATGGTGTCACTTACAATGTATACAACGACCCACAGGGAATGCATCGTCCTTGGAACCTAAACGTGGTTCCCTTGATCATGCACCAGAATGAATGGCAAAATGTGGAAGCCGGATTAAAACAACGGGCCGAGTTATTGAATTTGGTTCTTAAGGATGTATATAGTGAGCGTAGACTGATAAAGGACGGTATTATTCCGCATGAAGTCATTTACGGCCATAGAGGATTTTTACGGCAATGTTCTGGTATTGAATATACTACGGAAAAGCTTCTCTCGATATATGCTGCTGATCTGGCCAGGGGTACGGATGGCAGATTATGGGTGGTAAACGATAGGACCGAAGCCCCGTCAGGTATGGGCTATGCCTTGGAAAACCGATCTACTACCAGTAGGACACTTCCTGAAATGTACTCCAAGATGAACGTTTCACGTTTATCGGTTTTCTTCAGGGATTTTCATCAAATGTTGATTGATAGCTCCCCGATCAAAAGGGATAATCCCAATATTGTCATATTGACACCGGGCTCACATAACGAAACCTATTTTGAACACGCTTTTATGGCTTCGTTCTTAGGATATCCCTTGGTGCAAGGAAACGATTTGGTGGTTCGTGACGGATTTCTTTGGATGAAATCTTTGCAAGGACTAAAGCGAATTGATGTGGTTTTGCGTAGGGTAGATGATGCCTTTTCAGACCCTTTGGAACTTAGGGAGGATTCCCACTTGGGCGTTGCGGGTCTTTTGGATGTAGTCCGAAGAAAAAATGTTTCGGTCATTAATCCAGTGGGGAGTGGGGTTATAGAAAATCCCGGTTTGATACCTTTTATGCCAGCCATAGCAAGGTATTTTTTAAACGAGGAATTGATCTTGCCCCAGATTGCATCTTGGTGGTGCGGTCAGGAAAAGGAAAAGAATTATGTACTGAACAACCTCTCCAATTTGGTCATCAAACGTATCGATAGAACCAATAGGGAAAGTATATATTTCGGTAAGTTTTTAAGTTTGGCCGAACTGGATTCCCTGAAAGAAAAAATAAAGGAAAGACCCTATAGGTTCGTTGCCCAGGAGCAAATCAATTTTTCCACAGCACCCAATTTATTAGGAAGTACGTTGACACCTAGAAATGTGGTTACACGGGCATTCTCCATAGCTTCTGGAAATCATTATAGTGTGATGCCGGGCGGACTCGTGAGGGTGGCCCCGGATAGTAAAACGGTTCGGGTTTCCAATCAAAGAGGAGGGACCAGTAAGGATTTTTGGGTCGTTGAAAATCAGCCTGTAAAAGAGGATAAAAATAGGAACTGGGAACAAAAATCGTCGATAGCTATATCCGGCTTGGACGATCTACCCAGCCTAACGGCAGAAAATCTCTTTTGGGCGGGACGCTACGTAGGCAGGACGCTTGTGAATGCGAGGTTTATTCGCACAGTAATGCGTCAGCTGGCCATGGCCCAGAATATGGACACCAAACCGGACTCCGTAAAGCTTCAAGTTCTTTTAAAAGCGGTTACCCACCTTACGGGTACATATCCAGGCTTTTCGGAAAAGGCAAAGGAAGGTAAACCCGCAATGGAAAACCCATATGAAGAAATGCTTTCTGTAATACGGGACAAAGATCGGGTAGGTAGTTTGGCCCATACCATAGGCATGTTCAGTAATTCGTACTACTCCATTCGAAATCTTTGGTCTTCGGATATGTGGCGGGTTTTTGAAAACATTCAAAAATTATGGCAGAATTTCCAGGATGAGGAAAATCCGTCCATATTGAAAATATTAAAGGTCCTCAATCAATTAATAACCCGGTTAATTGCCTTCATGGGGCTCATTGAGGAAAGTATCATGGTGCAGCAGGGCCTGTTACTTTACTTCATTGGTCTGCAATTGGAACAAAGTATGTTGGCCATTACCAAATGCCGCTCCCTTTTGGCCGTCAAATATGATACACAGGTGGAGTATGACTTATTGGAATATCTGCTTACCAGTCACGAAAGTTTGAACATTTATAGGTATAGCTATCGCTCACATATTCAATTGGAGCATGTGCTGGATTTGGTGATTTTGGATGTGGAGTATGCCAGGTCCTTGACGTTTATGATCAAAAGATTGCAGAAGGATATTGCAAGGTTACCGCACTCCAGAAAGGATCAGCAGTTGACCAACTATCAAAAATATGTGTTTAGCGCCTTTTCCAAACTCCGTTTATCGGAATCTTCCAAATTATGCTTGACCAAAACGAAAAACGATGTGGTGCGGGAAGATCTGGATACCTTGTTGGAAGAACTTTCAGATTTGCTTTACAAGACCTCCCAATCCCTTACTGGAACCTATTTTAACCATACGGATAGACAAACACAAATGTTTACCCAGTCTTTTCCAATCTGA
- a CDS encoding transglutaminase family protein, with translation MVFNVTHITTYKYNAPVNYCHNIATLRPRKSEGQELLDYRIQISPKPAEITERVDFFGNYITRFSIQMEHDVLKVVTKSKIIRDCGAIYESYFSEACRKITMDEALFALNGHDPTVLDAKQYVLESIFIRRTDKNIKEYAERSFQGNRSVFDAAYELMQRIYTDFDFVSGFTSISTPIEEVMKVKKGVCQDFAQIAIACIRSVGLPARYVSGYIETLPPPGKEKLVGADASHAWFSIFIPGFGWVDFDPTNNQIPKDQHIVVGWGRDYYDVPPLKGVVYGSGKSKLKVSVDIARVD, from the coding sequence ATGGTCTTTAATGTAACGCATATCACTACCTATAAATACAATGCACCGGTCAATTATTGCCATAACATTGCAACATTGCGCCCGCGCAAATCGGAAGGACAGGAATTGTTGGATTATAGGATTCAAATTAGCCCCAAACCCGCGGAAATTACGGAGCGTGTCGATTTTTTCGGGAATTATATTACCCGATTTTCCATTCAGATGGAGCATGATGTTCTTAAGGTCGTCACGAAGAGTAAAATAATTAGGGATTGTGGGGCGATTTATGAAAGCTACTTTTCCGAAGCCTGTAGAAAAATTACCATGGACGAGGCACTTTTTGCTTTGAACGGACATGACCCTACGGTTTTGGATGCCAAACAGTATGTTTTGGAATCCATATTCATAAGAAGAACGGATAAGAATATTAAGGAATATGCAGAACGTTCATTTCAGGGTAACCGCTCTGTATTTGATGCAGCGTATGAATTGATGCAGCGCATTTATACCGATTTTGATTTTGTTTCTGGTTTTACCAGTATATCCACCCCTATTGAAGAGGTAATGAAAGTGAAAAAAGGTGTTTGTCAGGATTTTGCACAAATTGCCATAGCCTGTATACGGTCTGTTGGTCTTCCTGCTCGATACGTAAGCGGATACATAGAAACACTTCCGCCACCGGGCAAAGAAAAACTGGTGGGTGCCGATGCCTCTCACGCATGGTTTTCCATTTTCATTCCCGGTTTTGGTTGGGTGGATTTTGACCCTACCAATAATCAAATACCCAAAGACCAGCATATTGTGGTGGGGTGGGGTAGGGACTACTATGATGTTCCACCTTTAAAGGGAGTGGTCTATGGTAGTGGAAAAAGCAAGCTTAAAGTATCTGTTGATATTGCCCGGGTGGATTAG
- a CDS encoding dienelactone hydrolase family protein, translated as MKKLRKEDIKQEVFDLYDDCAHNRVSRRLFIDKLSTYAVGGITVSSLLGFISPDYVKKIQIKPDDPKLKSEYINYESPKGGGSIKALLSRPADSEGQLPGIVVVHENRGLNPHIEDVGRRAALAGFISIAPDALTPLGGYPGNDDDGRELQRKRDRDEMLEDFIAAFEYLKNHPECTGKVGVVGFCFGGWISNMMAVKVPDLSAAVPFYGGQPTEDIDKINAPLLLHFGELDKRVNEGWPAYETALKGHGKKYEAFIYENANHGFHNDTTPRYDREAAELAWKRTIDFFKKHLT; from the coding sequence ATGAAAAAGTTAAGAAAAGAGGACATCAAACAGGAGGTTTTTGACCTATATGACGACTGTGCCCACAATAGGGTAAGCCGAAGGTTGTTTATTGACAAACTATCTACCTATGCCGTAGGGGGAATAACAGTTTCTTCATTGCTTGGCTTCATTTCACCGGATTATGTGAAGAAAATACAAATAAAGCCCGATGACCCTAAATTAAAATCGGAATATATAAATTATGAATCTCCAAAAGGAGGAGGTTCCATTAAGGCCCTGCTCTCGAGACCGGCCGATTCAGAAGGTCAACTACCGGGCATTGTTGTGGTGCATGAAAATAGAGGATTGAACCCGCATATTGAGGATGTTGGAAGACGTGCGGCTCTGGCCGGATTCATCTCCATTGCTCCGGATGCCCTTACTCCATTGGGTGGTTATCCAGGCAATGATGATGATGGTAGGGAACTACAAAGAAAACGGGATAGGGATGAAATGTTGGAAGATTTCATTGCTGCCTTTGAATATTTAAAAAATCATCCGGAGTGTACCGGTAAAGTAGGGGTCGTTGGCTTCTGTTTTGGCGGATGGATTTCCAATATGATGGCGGTTAAAGTACCTGATTTAAGTGCCGCTGTACCCTTTTATGGAGGTCAGCCTACGGAAGATATCGATAAAATAAATGCCCCTTTATTGCTTCACTTTGGAGAACTGGATAAGCGGGTAAATGAAGGTTGGCCAGCTTATGAAACGGCCTTAAAGGGACATGGTAAAAAATATGAGGCATTTATCTATGAAAATGCAAACCACGGGTTCCATAATGACACTACTCCTAGATATGACCGTGAAGCGGCCGAATTGGCTTGGAAAAGAACAATAGATTTTTTTAAAAAGCATTTGACCTAA
- a CDS encoding MBL fold metallo-hydrolase, which produces MLKLKSPFILLLLSTSALLAQRDFSTVEITSEKLTENVYALFGAGGNIGLAIGEDAAYLIDDQFGPLTEKIVAHVQTITDKPINFVLNTHMHGDHTGGNENLANAGALVIAHENVRKRMEGAEEPQPKEAWPVVTFNDKMTLHLKNGKSVHAMHVNPAHTDGDTYYYFPEDNVIHMGDNFFSGRYPYLDLGSGGDIDGLISNTKMALELIDDETKIIPGHGAVSSKSDLKDYTEILITLRERVKEARGTGKSLEEVQKMGLSKEWDETHGQGFINADRIVEFIYKSAD; this is translated from the coding sequence ATGCTAAAACTAAAATCACCTTTTATTCTCTTGTTACTTAGTACCTCTGCATTATTGGCTCAACGGGATTTCAGTACCGTTGAAATCACCTCCGAAAAACTAACCGAAAACGTTTACGCACTTTTTGGTGCAGGAGGAAATATAGGATTGGCCATTGGGGAGGATGCCGCCTATCTCATAGATGACCAATTTGGTCCCCTCACGGAAAAAATTGTTGCCCATGTTCAAACAATAACGGACAAGCCTATCAATTTTGTTCTCAATACCCACATGCACGGAGACCACACGGGTGGCAATGAAAATTTGGCCAATGCAGGTGCCTTGGTCATTGCCCATGAGAATGTAAGAAAGCGTATGGAAGGTGCCGAAGAACCTCAGCCCAAGGAAGCCTGGCCAGTGGTTACCTTTAACGACAAAATGACCCTACATCTAAAAAATGGAAAGAGTGTGCATGCTATGCATGTTAATCCCGCCCATACTGATGGGGATACGTATTACTATTTTCCAGAAGATAATGTCATTCACATGGGCGATAATTTTTTTAGTGGTCGCTACCCTTATTTGGACCTGGGTTCTGGCGGTGATATTGACGGATTGATATCGAACACAAAAATGGCTTTGGAACTAATTGACGACGAAACAAAAATCATTCCCGGTCATGGGGCGGTTTCCTCAAAGTCTGATTTGAAGGATTATACCGAAATTTTGATTACCTTGAGGGAACGTGTCAAAGAAGCTAGAGGTACTGGGAAATCCTTGGAGGAAGTACAAAAAATGGGATTGTCCAAGGAATGGGACGAGACCCACGGACAAGGTTTCATCAATGCGGATAGAATTGTGGAATTCATTTATAAATCGGCCGATTAA
- a CDS encoding DUF3500 domain-containing protein — translation MQKLNILMVLVLCISYGQTKAQTRDARTYFKQMENKALAEKFQGVITSDGKIENLFPIQATGISTKPIIDAAKQFLNGLDQEQLSRTTYPVEDLEWRKWSNVDNGIYTRQGVSLKEMDQKQKNLAFELMQESLSAKGLQLSRDIMKTDQTLAELNNRPDMFDEELYFFTVMGSPSQTEPWGWQLDGHHLVINYFVLGDQIVMSPVFMGGEPIITTTGKYAGNTLFQDEQNLGLSFMQSLSPEQQEEATLSKEKKHNSNKGEASKDNIVLDFEGLNVKNLSTSEKTALLFLIDQYISNMREGHHEIKMEEIKSHWDETWFAWIGNTTEDAVFYYRIHNPVILIEFDHQGVVGVPNVKDRGPTRNHIHTVVRTPNGNDYGKDLLKQHLETSH, via the coding sequence ATGCAAAAATTAAACATCTTAATGGTTTTAGTGTTATGTATATCCTACGGCCAAACCAAAGCACAAACCAGAGATGCCAGAACCTATTTTAAACAAATGGAGAATAAGGCCCTAGCGGAAAAATTTCAAGGTGTGATTACCTCGGATGGTAAAATTGAAAATCTTTTTCCTATACAGGCTACGGGCATTTCCACAAAACCTATAATTGATGCTGCCAAGCAGTTCTTAAACGGCCTTGATCAAGAGCAATTAAGCCGAACAACCTATCCGGTCGAAGACCTTGAATGGCGTAAATGGTCTAACGTAGATAATGGTATTTATACGAGACAAGGAGTTTCGTTGAAGGAAATGGACCAAAAACAAAAAAATCTGGCATTCGAACTTATGCAAGAATCCTTAAGTGCAAAGGGTCTACAGTTGAGCAGGGACATCATGAAAACGGACCAAACCTTGGCAGAATTGAACAATAGGCCCGATATGTTCGACGAGGAGCTATACTTCTTTACGGTTATGGGGTCCCCATCGCAAACTGAGCCCTGGGGATGGCAATTGGATGGCCATCATTTGGTCATCAACTATTTTGTACTAGGTGACCAGATTGTGATGTCACCGGTGTTCATGGGTGGAGAACCCATTATCACTACAACGGGAAAATATGCCGGTAATACTCTGTTTCAGGATGAACAAAATTTAGGCCTTTCCTTTATGCAGTCACTATCCCCAGAACAGCAGGAAGAAGCAACTTTAAGCAAGGAAAAAAAACATAATAGTAACAAAGGCGAAGCTTCCAAGGATAATATAGTGTTGGATTTTGAAGGTCTTAACGTAAAAAATCTTTCTACTAGTGAAAAAACAGCCTTGCTATTTCTTATAGATCAATATATCAGTAATATGCGAGAAGGTCATCATGAAATAAAAATGGAAGAGATAAAGTCGCATTGGGATGAAACTTGGTTTGCATGGATTGGGAATACCACCGAAGATGCGGTATTTTACTATAGAATTCATAACCCAGTTATCCTTATAGAATTTGACCACCAAGGCGTGGTGGGCGTACCCAATGTAAAGGATAGAGGACCTACCCGAAACCATATCCATACCGTGGTAAGAACGCCAAACGGTAATGACTATGGAAAAGATTTACTCAAACAACATCTGGAGACTTCCCATTGA
- a CDS encoding YceI family protein: MKKNLSLVALVFCSILSAQSTWKADKAHSKVGFDITHLLISEVDGNFDEFEISATADDTFMNPSFDVSINTASVDTDNERRDGHLKSADFFDVETYPTMTFKTTSVEKTGDNTFNMTGDLTIHGVTKSVTLEGKVNGVITDQRSQKLKAGLKITGTINRIDFGVGEESAAIGNDVDLTINLEMAQK; this comes from the coding sequence ATGAAAAAAAATCTATCCCTAGTAGCACTTGTGTTTTGCTCAATTCTTTCTGCTCAATCTACTTGGAAGGCAGACAAAGCGCATTCAAAAGTTGGTTTTGATATTACACATCTCTTGATTTCTGAGGTAGATGGTAATTTTGATGAATTTGAAATTTCCGCTACCGCTGATGATACTTTTATGAATCCATCCTTTGATGTTTCAATCAACACTGCCAGTGTTGATACGGACAATGAAAGAAGGGACGGACATTTGAAAAGTGCCGATTTCTTTGATGTAGAAACCTATCCTACTATGACCTTTAAAACTACATCCGTTGAAAAAACGGGTGACAATACCTTTAATATGACGGGTGATTTAACCATTCATGGGGTAACGAAATCCGTTACCTTGGAAGGTAAGGTAAATGGAGTCATTACGGATCAGCGTAGTCAAAAGTTAAAAGCAGGACTTAAAATTACTGGAACCATCAATAGAATTGATTTTGGGGTAGGAGAGGAAAGTGCCGCTATTGGCAATGATGTGGACCTTACCATAAATTTGGAGATGGCACAAAAATAA
- a CDS encoding transketolase family protein — protein sequence MNQEIDQLAADNIRALAVAMVEKANSGHPGGPMGGADYMHILYSEFFNYDPADMHWPFRDRFFMDAGHLSTLMYAQYYLLGNYKKDDIANFRQWESVTPGHPEVDVARGIENTSGPLGQGHTMGVGAAIAAKFLQARFGDWMNHKVYGFISDGGVQEEISQGAGRIAGHLGLNNFIMFYDANDVQLSSKTDEVTSEDTAKKYEAWGWKVVTIDGHDHDQIRKALTDANAETEKPTLIIGHTIMGKGCVTADGEMYEGHTELHGKPIGDTGADYEMTLKNLGADVENPFDIFQKVAEFYEDVVGRKRAAAHAKKLEIDAWRAENMELSSKLDSFFDGKLPQLDFGSIAQKEGQATRAASSNVLAYLAENVENMIVSSADLSNSDKTDGFLKKTSILKKGDFSGAFLQAGVAELTMAALANGIALHGGIIPVVATFFVFSDYMKPAIRLSAIQELPVKFVWTHDAFRVGEDGPTHQPIEQEAQIRLLEKLKNHSHEQSFVALRPADSQETNVAWKMAIENRKTPTGLILSRQNIKDVPAQSGNRYEEALGAEKGGYLVQETNDPDVILIANGSEVSTLVDASKLLEEKKNLKVNIASIPSEGIFRQQPKEYQEKVIPGNKPVFGLTAGLPVNLEGLAGPNGKVFGLEHFGYSAPAGVLDEKFGFTGDQVYEQVIEFLNK from the coding sequence ATGAACCAAGAAATTGATCAATTAGCGGCGGATAATATAAGAGCATTGGCCGTAGCTATGGTAGAAAAGGCAAATTCTGGACATCCAGGTGGACCCATGGGAGGAGCCGACTATATGCATATTTTATATTCGGAATTTTTTAATTACGATCCAGCGGATATGCACTGGCCGTTCCGTGACCGCTTCTTTATGGACGCGGGCCACCTTTCTACCTTAATGTACGCACAGTATTATTTGTTGGGAAATTATAAAAAAGACGACATTGCCAATTTTAGACAATGGGAATCTGTAACACCGGGACATCCGGAAGTTGATGTTGCGAGGGGCATTGAAAATACATCGGGTCCTCTTGGTCAAGGACACACCATGGGTGTAGGGGCTGCTATTGCAGCGAAGTTTTTACAGGCTCGTTTTGGGGATTGGATGAACCATAAGGTTTATGGGTTTATTTCTGATGGTGGTGTTCAAGAGGAAATTTCCCAAGGAGCGGGGCGTATTGCCGGACACTTGGGATTGAACAATTTTATTATGTTCTACGATGCCAATGATGTGCAACTTTCGTCCAAGACCGATGAGGTAACCTCTGAAGATACAGCCAAAAAATATGAAGCTTGGGGTTGGAAGGTCGTTACAATTGATGGTCACGATCATGACCAGATCAGAAAAGCCCTGACAGATGCCAATGCGGAAACCGAAAAGCCAACTTTGATTATAGGTCATACCATTATGGGTAAGGGTTGTGTTACAGCAGATGGGGAGATGTATGAAGGGCACACTGAGCTTCACGGTAAACCCATTGGGGATACTGGTGCCGACTATGAAATGACCCTTAAGAATTTAGGTGCGGATGTTGAAAATCCTTTCGATATCTTTCAAAAAGTAGCAGAATTTTATGAGGATGTAGTAGGAAGAAAAAGAGCTGCTGCCCATGCCAAAAAATTGGAAATCGATGCGTGGAGAGCTGAAAATATGGAGCTCTCAAGCAAATTGGATAGCTTTTTCGATGGTAAGTTACCTCAATTGGATTTTGGTTCCATCGCCCAGAAGGAGGGTCAGGCTACAAGAGCGGCATCGTCCAATGTACTGGCCTATTTGGCAGAAAACGTTGAGAACATGATTGTTTCTTCAGCAGATTTATCCAACAGTGATAAAACGGATGGTTTCCTTAAAAAGACCTCCATTCTTAAAAAGGGCGATTTTTCTGGAGCTTTTTTACAGGCCGGTGTTGCGGAATTGACCATGGCGGCCCTGGCGAACGGTATAGCCCTTCACGGGGGAATTATTCCGGTTGTTGCTACATTCTTCGTATTCTCGGATTATATGAAACCGGCAATTCGTTTAAGTGCCATTCAAGAATTGCCCGTTAAATTTGTCTGGACACACGATGCCTTTAGGGTAGGTGAAGATGGTCCTACGCATCAGCCCATAGAACAAGAGGCACAGATACGATTATTGGAAAAATTGAAAAACCACAGTCATGAGCAAAGCTTTGTTGCCTTGCGCCCTGCGGATTCCCAAGAAACCAATGTGGCTTGGAAAATGGCCATTGAAAATAGAAAGACTCCTACTGGACTAATATTGTCCAGACAGAATATAAAGGATGTGCCCGCCCAATCCGGTAATCGCTATGAAGAAGCATTGGGTGCTGAAAAAGGAGGGTATCTGGTGCAGGAAACAAATGACCCTGATGTAATTCTTATTGCCAATGGTTCAGAAGTGTCTACGCTCGTGGATGCTTCAAAATTATTGGAGGAAAAGAAAAATCTAAAGGTCAATATAGCATCTATCCCATCCGAAGGAATTTTTAGGCAGCAACCAAAGGAATATCAGGAAAAAGTGATTCCTGGCAATAAACCTGTATTTGGATTGACTGCTGGCTTGCCCGTTAATCTGGAAGGTTTGGCTGGTCCAAATGGAAAGGTTTTCGGACTTGAGCATTTTGGATATTCTGCTCCCGCAGGTGTATTGGATGAAAAATTTGGATTTACGGGAGATCAGGTTTATGAACAAGTAATAGAATTTTTGAACAAGTAA
- the fsa gene encoding fructose-6-phosphate aldolase, with product MKFFIDTANLDEIKEAQDMGVLDGVTTNPSLMAKEGITGTENIMNHYKKICNLVDGHVSAEVISTDFDGMVEEGEKLAALNPQIVVKLPMIAEGVKACKYFSDKGIKTNVTLVFSAGQALLAAKAGATYVSPFIGRLDDISTDGLGLIADIRLIYDNYGFETEILAASVRHIMHVLDCAKIGADVMTGPLSAIKGLLKHPLTDSGLAKFLEDYKKGN from the coding sequence ATGAAATTTTTTATAGATACAGCGAATTTAGATGAAATAAAAGAAGCTCAGGACATGGGGGTTTTGGATGGTGTAACCACCAATCCGTCCCTAATGGCCAAAGAAGGTATTACCGGAACGGAAAATATCATGAATCATTACAAAAAAATATGTAATTTGGTAGATGGTCATGTGAGCGCAGAGGTTATTTCCACGGATTTTGATGGAATGGTAGAGGAAGGTGAAAAATTGGCAGCGCTAAACCCTCAGATTGTAGTGAAACTTCCTATGATTGCTGAAGGAGTAAAAGCGTGTAAATATTTTTCGGATAAGGGAATCAAGACCAATGTAACCCTAGTTTTCTCGGCCGGTCAAGCCTTATTGGCGGCAAAAGCGGGGGCAACGTATGTTTCCCCTTTTATCGGACGATTGGATGATATCTCTACGGATGGTTTGGGGTTGATAGCTGATATTCGTCTTATTTATGACAATTACGGTTTTGAAACCGAAATTTTGGCTGCATCCGTAAGACACATTATGCACGTATTGGATTGTGCCAAAATAGGTGCAGATGTAATGACAGGTCCTTTATCCGCTATTAAGGGGCTTCTAAAACATCCATTGACCGATAGTGGTCTTGCTAAATTCCTTGAAGATTACAAGAAAGGAAACTAA